Within the Prosthecochloris marina genome, the region AGGTAGTCAATACAAATGGAGAAGCACGGGTCGAAATCGACGACAAAACCTATTCTCCTCAGGAAATTTCAGCAATGATCTTGCAGAAAATGAAACAGACTGCTGAAGATTTTTTAGGTGAAAAAGTTACCGAAGCAGTTATTACCGTGCCGGCTTACTTCAATGATGCACAGAGGCAGGCAACGAAAGACGCAGGGAAAATTGCCGGACTCGATGTCAAACGCATCATAAATGAACCTACAGCAGCGTCTCTTGCATACGGACTCGACAAAACAAAAGAAAATGAAAAAGTCGCTGTATTTGACCTGGGGGGAGGCACATTTGACATTTCAATTCTCGAACTTGGTGACGGTGTCTTCGAAGTAAAGGCAACCGACGGTGATACTCATCTTGGAGGAGACGATTTTGATCAGAAAATCATCAACTACCTTGCAGAAGAATTCAAAAAGCAGGAAGGTATCGATCTCAGAAAAGATATGATGGCGTTACAGAGGTTGAAAGAAGCTTCTGAAAAAGCAAAGGTCGAGCTTTCATCACGCACAGATACCGAAATTAATCTTCCCTTTATCACTGCAACCCAGGAAGGCCCCAAACACCTTGTCGTCAATCTGACACGAGCAAAGTTCGAGGCAATGTGTTCCGACCTGTTCGACAGCCTGGTCGAACCCTGCAAAAGGGCAATTAAAAACTCGAAAGTAAAAACCAGCGAGATCGATGAAGTAGTACTTGTAGGTGGTTCCACAAGAATCCCGAAAGTTCAAGAGATCGTCAAGGATCTTTTCAATAAAGAACCCAACAAAAGTGTCAACCCTGATGAAGTTGTAGCCGTTGGTGCTGCAATACAGGGCGGTGTTCTGAGTGGAGACGTCAGCGACGTACTGCTTCTGGATGTAACACCACTTTCACTCGGGATCGAAACTCTTGGAGGAGTTATGACCAAGCTGATCGATGCCAACACGACAATTCCGACGAAAAAACAGGAGATTTTCTCGACAGCGGCGGACAGCCAAACGTCGGTTGAGGTACATGTTCTTCAGGGAGAAAGACCAATGGCAACGGACAATAAAACCCTTGGGCGTTTCCATCTCGGTGATATTCCTCCTGCACCGCGCGGAGTCCCTCAGATTGAAGTTGCGTTTGATATCGATTCAAACGGCATTCTTAACGTTTCAGCAAAGGACAAGGCAACAGGCAAAGAACAGAGCATTCGTATCGAAGCCAGCGGCAAACTCAGTGAGTCCGAAATCGAAAAAATGAAAGATGATGCGAAACAGCACGCTGCGGAAGATGAAAAGCGCAAAGAGGAAATCGACCTGAAAAATAGCGCGGATTCACTCATCTTCAGTACCGAAAAACAACTACAGGAACTGGACGACAAAGTTCCCTCCGACAAAAAAGCAGAATTGGAATCTGCACTTGAAAAACTCAAGGAAGCTCATAAGTCCGGCAGTGTCGATTCGATTAAACCGGCAATGGATGAGCTGAACAAAGTCTGGAGCGAAGTAGCCTCTACGATGTATCAGTCTCAACCTGGCGAAACACCTCCCTCACCCGGACCTGATACCACCGAAGCCGAAGGAAATGACAAAACAAAAAAAGATAACGGTGATGGTGAAGTCGATGCTGAATATGAGGTAATCGATGGCAACGATAAAGACAAATAAGACAGGTTCTTCCATACCTTACAGAAAAAGGGATTCCATGTGAATCCCTTTTTTATTTGCCACTGTTTTACTAACTTAAGCGATATATATTTTCCATGCTGGTGTGTTTTAATTTTCGACAATTTAAACACTTTTACGATGCAATCAGCTGTCTGGTCCGGCAATGCCCTACATAAAGTTGCCAAGTATTTCATAACCTCTGCGAAAAGAGATCCCAACGGCAAACTTGAACTGGTAATATCTCCAGCTTCGGGGAGAAGAAAACTATTTCCCACAAAAGAAATTATTGAACAGTTGAAAGAGGGTAAAATTCAGTTGCTTGTTCTCACAACACAGCCGGACATAGCAATCAATCTGCCCCAAAAAGTGCTGGACAATGAAAACCGATATGTTATTGATTTCGACAAGCGCGGCATTAAATGGACAATGCGTGATATACCGGTGTTTTACGACAACCTCCGTGACCAGCTTTGCGTAGAAATAGATAAAGAAACCTATACCCTCGACCAGTTCTTCAAATAGAGCAAAGGTGCAGTCAGATCAGTAGTAATAAAAAAACAAAAAACCCGGGAGCCTTACCCGGGGTTTTTTGTTTTTTCTGAATCTCTTTACTTACTCTACTGTAACTTACGGTCAACTATTTTTGCTTCATTCGAGTTGGGATAGAGCTGTACCAACTCCTTGTATCTTACCTTTGCATTGGTGGAATCACCAATATTTTCAAAGGCAAGCCCCTGCTTGAAGTAAGCCGAAGGGCGCTTATCTCCCTCCGGATACTTTTCGATAACAAGCTGGTACTCAAGAATAGCTTTTTCAAACCACTTCTCATTATAATAAGTCTCGGCAATATAGTACTGAGCATCATCAGCAAGCGGTGATGAAGGATAATTATCCAAAAGCAGTCCAAGCTCCTTTCTTGCCGAAGAATAATTATAGCTCTCAAAATACCGTACTCCCGTATCGTATAACCCCTGATCATCCACAGCAGAAGCTGAAGATGTTTCAATGCCGGAAACCCCGGAATCGGGAACAGACGAGGCACTTTCCGGATCTACAGGAAGCGTGACTTTTTCGAGAGGCTGCGAAGAGGCTGTTGTATCCGCAGAAAGAAGAGCAAGGTCACCGCTGGTTGAAACGCCAGGCTGACCTGATTCTCCTAATTTGAAACGCAGTTCTTCTATTGTTCCCTGCAACAGGGCGACCTCTTCGCGAAGCTGTTCAACTTCAGAATACACTTGTGCATTCTGACCACCGGACTTTTGAGATTGCGTTTTGAGTTCCTTGACATCATCCTGCAACATATAAAGATCAGTCTTGGAAGCGCACCCCGCAACCATAACGCCAACAATGCCAAGGGCAACTATTCTACTGGTATGTTTCATCGTCATTCACAGCTTGTTCATAAGTACAAATGCCCGCTTCTTTCCAAGAGACACTTATGCTTATTATGAAAAAATACTATTTAACCACAAAATGTGCACGCCGGTTCTTCGCCCACGCAGCTTCATTATGGCCCGGATCAAACGGTTTTTCCTCCCCATAACTTACAGTTTCAAGTCTCGACCCATTGACACCGGCCCGTTCAAGAAAACCTTTTGTCACTTCTGCACGCCTTTCACCGAGAGCCATGTTATACTCGTACGTTCCACGTTCATCGCAGTGCCCTTCTATCATCACCGAAATGCTTTGATTATTTACCAACCAAGCAGCATTATTCTTCAGCTGGCTCACCGCCATCTGGTCAAGTTCAGCACTATCAAACTCAAAAAACACATCTTTCACCATTCTTCTGGCTTCTTCGCGAAGCGCTGCATCAGCATCAATTTGATCATACTGCGTTGTATCCACATCTGTAGTGAGAGCAGATTCACTTGATTTCGACCCACATCCTGCCACCGAAACTGCAGCAACAATCCAACACAACAGTAATAGCTTTTTCATAGTTTGATCTTCTCCTGATAATAATGATAAAAAAAAGGCAAACAGTAAACTGCTTGCCCCCTTACTCATAATGAAACAAGACAGCTACTGAACGACAAAATGCACTCTTCTGTTCTTAGCCCATGCAGTTTCGTCATGCCCTGGATCAAAGGGGCGCTCTTCGCCGTAGCTTACCGTCTGCATACGCAAAGGATCCACACCAGCATTGACCATGTAATTCTTCACATTTTCAGCTCTTTTTTCACCAAGCGCAATATTGTATTCGTAGGTACCTCTCTCATCACAATGACCTTCAATGATAATGGTCGCGTTGGGATTTTCCATCATCCATTGAACATTTTCGTCGAGCTGGCTCCGAGACACCATATCAAGTACCGAACTGTCAAAAGCATAGAAAACATCACCAAGCTCAACCATCGGCGCAGATAGTGGCAGTGGAGGAGCTTTGACGACCACGTCTCGACAAGACGAGCCACAACCGATAATAAACAGCATCGACAGAATGAGAAAAACGTTCAACAAGCTTTTGGGAAACTTCATATTGTACCCTTTTGGGTTATTTGCTTACACATTAAGCACACCAAAGACACAACGCTACTCAGTGATCCTTGCTTAGCTGCCGACTTGATACTGCAATGATAGAACTATTAACCTCTCATCATCAATAAAAACTGAAACCGCCATACCGCAGCATGCAGAACATGCTGCGGAAATAACGGAAGGTGTAATCGGTTATCCCCTTGCCGGCTGAGGTGGCGGAGGTACCGGAATTACAACTGGCTCTGGTTCTGGGGGTGGTGGAACCACCACTTCTTCACAACATCCACAGCCGATAACAAACAGCATGGATGGAACAAGAAGAACCTTCAACAAGATTTTAATAGGTTTCATGTTATCCTTTTTTAGGTTAGTAGAAACTGCTTTCAGCGAAATGAAGACCAACAAGGCTGCATTTGTTCACCTGCTAGCTTGAGACTCCTCTGGTTTTGACCATCAGCATTCATGACATAGAGCTTGCTATTTCCACTCCTGTCAGAACTGAAAACTATCATGGTTCCATCAGGTGACCAACTCGGAGCTTCGTTATGTCTGGCTCCGTACGTCAGTTGTTTCAACCCTGTTCCGTCTACATTTATAATAAATATATTGATTTCCCCGTTTTTTTGCATAGTTGTAAATGCAATTTTATCACCAACAGGCGACCATGCAGGCTGAGTATTGTATTTTCCCTCGAAAGTAAGGCGTCTTAACGCCCCTGAATTAAGATTCTTAACAAAGATTTGAGGATTGCCGTGCCGTGAAGAAACAAAGGCCATTTGGGTTCCATCAGGAGAAAAAGAGGGGGATACATCGATCATGCCATGCTTCGTCAAACGGCGGACAATAGTCCCATTGCTCCGCACCAGGTACAGTTCCTGGTTCCCGTCGAAAG harbors:
- the dnaK gene encoding molecular chaperone DnaK; translation: MGKIIGIDLGTTNSCVAVMQGTQPTVIENSEGYRTTPSMVAFTKNGERLVGHAAKRQAITNAQNTIFSIKRFMGRKFDEVPNEKKIAPYKVVNTNGEARVEIDDKTYSPQEISAMILQKMKQTAEDFLGEKVTEAVITVPAYFNDAQRQATKDAGKIAGLDVKRIINEPTAASLAYGLDKTKENEKVAVFDLGGGTFDISILELGDGVFEVKATDGDTHLGGDDFDQKIINYLAEEFKKQEGIDLRKDMMALQRLKEASEKAKVELSSRTDTEINLPFITATQEGPKHLVVNLTRAKFEAMCSDLFDSLVEPCKRAIKNSKVKTSEIDEVVLVGGSTRIPKVQEIVKDLFNKEPNKSVNPDEVVAVGAAIQGGVLSGDVSDVLLLDVTPLSLGIETLGGVMTKLIDANTTIPTKKQEIFSTAADSQTSVEVHVLQGERPMATDNKTLGRFHLGDIPPAPRGVPQIEVAFDIDSNGILNVSAKDKATGKEQSIRIEASGKLSESEIEKMKDDAKQHAAEDEKRKEEIDLKNSADSLIFSTEKQLQELDDKVPSDKKAELESALEKLKEAHKSGSVDSIKPAMDELNKVWSEVASTMYQSQPGETPPSPGPDTTEAEGNDKTKKDNGDGEVDAEYEVIDGNDKDK
- the pscD gene encoding photosystem P840 reaction center protein PscD; amino-acid sequence: MQSAVWSGNALHKVAKYFITSAKRDPNGKLELVISPASGRRKLFPTKEIIEQLKEGKIQLLVLTTQPDIAINLPQKVLDNENRYVIDFDKRGIKWTMRDIPVFYDNLRDQLCVEIDKETYTLDQFFK
- the ybgF gene encoding tol-pal system protein YbgF, which codes for MKHTSRIVALGIVGVMVAGCASKTDLYMLQDDVKELKTQSQKSGGQNAQVYSEVEQLREEVALLQGTIEELRFKLGESGQPGVSTSGDLALLSADTTASSQPLEKVTLPVDPESASSVPDSGVSGIETSSASAVDDQGLYDTGVRYFESYNYSSARKELGLLLDNYPSSPLADDAQYYIAETYYNEKWFEKAILEYQLVIEKYPEGDKRPSAYFKQGLAFENIGDSTNAKVRYKELVQLYPNSNEAKIVDRKLQ
- the pal gene encoding peptidoglycan-associated lipoprotein Pal, coding for MSKGASSLLFAFFLSLLSGEDQTMKKLLLLCWIVAAVSVAGCGSKSSESALTTDVDTTQYDQIDADAALREEARRMVKDVFFEFDSAELDQMAVSQLKNNAAWLVNNQSISVMIEGHCDERGTYEYNMALGERRAEVTKGFLERAGVNGSRLETVSYGEEKPFDPGHNEAAWAKNRRAHFVVK
- the pal gene encoding peptidoglycan-associated lipoprotein Pal, producing the protein MKFPKSLLNVFLILSMLFIIGCGSSCRDVVVKAPPLPLSAPMVELGDVFYAFDSSVLDMVSRSQLDENVQWMMENPNATIIIEGHCDERGTYEYNIALGEKRAENVKNYMVNAGVDPLRMQTVSYGEERPFDPGHDETAWAKNRRVHFVVQ